Below is a genomic region from Haliotis asinina isolate JCU_RB_2024 chromosome 14, JCU_Hal_asi_v2, whole genome shotgun sequence.
ATATCGAAAATGACGCTGGCAACAGGTATCTCAGCAGCAGCAGGAATGAACCATAATGTGATAAAGATGGGTCAGATCTTAGTTCAAAAGTTGGTTGATCTGTAACATGTCGCAGGCAAATATTATCACTCATGGTGATAAGAGTGACCTCCCTTTAAACATCACTTGCAGCAGTTGGCGCACGGGTTTTCAAAGCGACATTAATGGTCTGTTGTGTTGTGTCTTGAATACCGTGACGCATTCTGTTCCATTCAGCACAATCGTAACTAATTAGACATGTATAGAAGGTATGTCGAGAGCATTTCCATGTGTGACACATCCGTGACAAACCTGGTATTAGTATTCTATGGTGATTTTTATAGCGCCGAGGAGAGGCAGACCACGAGTTACCACCAACAATGAAGACCGGTTCCTGTGGTTATTGCATCTCCGTAATCGCCCCaccactgtgacgtcatcagcagcaaCATCGTTGAATCATGTGAACAGTCGAAGAGCAGTTACAAGACGGCTGAAACATTGTGGTATTCGTGCTTATCGACCATTCCGTGGGATGACCTTGACCCCTTGTCATCGACCTGACAGACTGAGGTGGGCCCGCTCTGTGCTGCATTGGTAGAATCGGAATTGGCAACGAATTATGTTTACTGATGAAAGTCGTTTTCAGTTATTCTGTGCAGATGGTCGGGTTCGAGTCTACCGCCTTAGAGGTGAAAGAACAGCACCCTGCTGCATTCAAGAGACGATTCCTTTTGGTGGAGGGAGTGTTATAGTCTGGGACGGCATATACAGTGATTTGACGATACAGCTGGTAGTTTTCGATGCAAACTTAACAGCCCAGCGTTACATTGATCAAGTTTTGAGTCCTGTTGTGCTGCCATTCTTACAGCAACATAGGCGTGTCATGTTTCAGCATGATGACGCCAGCAGACCCCATACTGCCAAGATTATACCACACTTTCTCCAGCATAATAACGTGAATGTTCTGCCATGGCCAGTTCTGCAATGCAAACAGTCAATACTTGGTAAATGCGTTGATAGTGGAGTGGCATTCCATTGGAAACAACGTTATTCGGCGATTGATTAACTCTGTTAGACGTCGTGTTCAAGCATGTATAGATGCATATTGAGGACATACCCGTTACTGACATTGAATTGCGTCTGATAATGACTCCTATGATTTTGATCTGATCATTTCAACAAGCTCCAATAAGTCTCTTAACAAACTGCAAATTTACAAATCACACCTTCTTCGTTTAAACTTCTGTAAATTTCTAATGtcataatgtatattttatgaatatccATTGACAAATGAGTGGTTGAACAATGAATTACATAACTTTTGACATTACTTCTTGTTATATTTTCCCAGAGACAAATTTGTATTGtttagtttcttttgcccgtcagtttatGTTTGAAACAAATCTGCGACTTTGAGTTAACATAACTGGCAAAAATGTGTGCCCTCCTCATACTTATTCCCTTTGTAGAAATGTTTGAGTTGCATAGTTTGACCAGCGACCAGCTTGCCTGCAGTGAAGAATTAAATGTATCAGGCACTAGACATTTCCGGCCTGATGACCCTTTAGAATGCCACTCCACTAGCTCCTGTTTACCGTTTGCCAGCCCCTAGGCCCCAGCCTCCCGCTACCAGCCCTAACACCCCCAGTTCAGCCGGCACTGGCTGTTCATACGACGTAAAATGAGTTTGGTGCGGATGGGAACAAACTGCGGTTAGCCAATGCAGATTTTCCCGATGCGTGCATAAATCACAATACCATAAAAGCTCTGTATGGCAGAGGAATGCAGCAGGCTAATACAGCACCAAAGACGCTTGTGTTGTCAATAAGCAGAGACAGCTTCCGATAAAACTAATCATGTCATCATTCTGAATCATGTTATGCTATCTCTGTTGGGAGGTGCTTAATTCCTATTATCTTGACAAAATACCTCGTATTTAAGAAAAGAGCCCGCAGGTAGACATCTTTCCTTCTGCTTTATACATATGCTGAAACCACTGTTAGCTCCAAACTCTGACAAGTGGGATGTAGACATCATTTTTAAAGCAACTTCTTTTGACTCTTGACGGTAACGGTGTTCTTACGCAAATCCTGATATATGTTTCCAGCATGGAGCAGAATAACGTCACAGAACCAGCGCAAACTGTTTCAGTTATGACGTTTAGATTAGTCCATGATGAACTCATCTATATTTCGTACACTGAAACTTTAGACACGCAGAAGTAGACAAATTGGAAGTAAGACAGCAGTCACGTGTTCATGTCTTATCCGTCGGTGTTGCTTACTTCTATTTTGAATTCAAGACTTACCTTTTGGTGTGAAAAGTATAGTTTGATAATTGAGGAACAGGCTGGTTTTAGAGGAAATTTTAGCACAGATGactgtatgtttgttttgcaTGAGCTGATCAATATCGCAATTAAGAACAAAGTTGAATTATGTTGTGCTTTCGTTGATTATGGAAAAGATTTTGATTATGGAAGTCGACATTCAATCTGGTACACGTTATTTATGCTTGGAGTTTAATTTATGAATTTAGTCCAAAGTATGTATGAAGAAGTCAAGTCTTGTGTAAAGCTAACGGGTAATGTTTATTCAAGCTTTTGTATGTCGTCAGTTGGTGTTAGACAGGGGGgaaatattatttattaatgATATAGTAGATAAATTATCTACCGTTGACAACCCGGGTGTTATTTCTTAGATGCGTTTGTTCCTCATGTTATTTGCTGACGAAATGTTCTTCAGTAATAGTATTAAAGGGTTACAACATGGTTTGGATATGATGTATATTTATTGTTCAAAAGGAAGATTGACTATTAatgctgaaaaaaaacaaaaacgttttttttcacaaaggaggTATACAGGCGAAGTCAGAAACTTGGACTTATAATGGTTCAAATCTTGAGGTTGTTAGCAATTTTAAATATCTTGGTTTAACATTTTCAGTATGTGGAAGGTTTTCACTGGCTCAGAAAACTTTGTAGGAACAAGGTCAAAAGGCAGTTGGTTTGTTatacaaaatatttaatatgaatACATGCATAGCTCCTGATGTACAATACCAGTTATTTCAGTCAGTTGTTTGACCAATTCTCTTTCTCATGGTTGTGAGGTTTGGGGTTTTATGGAAGCTGATGCTACTGAAAGGGTACATTTAAAATTTATGAAACATATTCTGTATGTGAAAATGCCAACTACGTCAGCATTTCTATATGGAGAACTGGGTGCATATCCTCTGAAAGTTGTAAGGGTTTTGATACTGGATTAAGATTTTGAGAAGTAACCCAAATAGATATATTGTtctgatatataattcattattGGATAGTTTGAATGTAAATCCTAATACTGAAAATTAGGCAAGTTTGTTGAGAGGTGCCCTATTTAGATTCGGTTTTGGTTATGTGTGGGTTGCTCAGTGTGTTCCCAATGGCGATGCATTTCTGGGAGGATTTACACAGAGGGCTAAAGATATATTCCCAAATGTGGAAGGATCAGTTGTCAACTTTAAGTCAAACCAGACTGTATCTTTATATTAAGGAGACTCTCTGCTTCGAGAAATATTTATCTAATATTGTCATTAAAATCAATTTCTATGACAGGTTTTCGTCTCAGTTCCCATATGTTTATGATTGCGAAAGGCAGCTGGAGTGTACCTACAACACCATTTATTGACAGGAAATGCCCCTTCTGTCCACCTGACATTGAAGACGCGTATCATATATTACTTATTTGTCCTAAGTATCAAGAAATACGTCAACATTATTTATCTTCCACTCTCCTTAAATATGCAAagatgtttaaatttgtcagaaTGCACAAAAGTGAAAATGACCAAGTTACTTTTGACGTTGCAAAATGTATCTATTATGTTATGATTGAAAGAAATTAGCACGAATACTTATAAGTGTATACTATAAATACCTGCACTGCTCTTGGACAGTGTCATTGTATATTAATAACAATTTACACTGTGTGCACGCTCCTACCATGTGCTAAAGATTACCATATTGTCAGTGCCGTGTTAATGATTGAGAAAGGCTGATGGAGTGTATCTAAAAACATTTATTGACAGGAAATGTGCTTTTGTCCACATGACATGGAAGACGAGTATCATGTATTACCCATTTGTCCTAAGTATCAAGAAATTCGTCAACGTTATTTATCTTTTACTTGCCTCCAAAATAAAAATAGGTTTCAATATGTCAGAATACTAAAAACTCACAAACGATGAAGTTACGTTTAATGTTGACAAATGTATGTTATGCATGAAAGAAATAAGCATGAATAATTATGAACGTGGATATGAGCATGGATTATATACCCCGGATCTTGGACAGTGCCATAATCACTACATAGTAATAATTTATATCGTGTCCATAATCCTGCCACGTGCTGAAGAAAACGATATTGTCAGTGACATgtaattaattttgtttttgacTTAATAAAATCTTGTCTTGTCTATATAGTTTGTCTAATTGCACTGGTGTTATTTCTTTCCTGCCTCGCCTCGGTTAACATGAACTAGAATGTGCTGTTCCTCGCCCTTGATCAACACCTAATATCAAACATTGGCCTTAAACCTTCCAAAAGCACTGTAATAGGAGTGGGTGTACTTTCCCTAGGCCACGATTCGTAATCTGACTGGTGCCATGAGGCAACGATGCCAGGCAGTTCTGAACTCTCATGAAGACCACAAAAAATATCGAGAAGAGATGGCCTACACCTTCACATTCGATTGTTTAATGCAAGCCATAATAAACATCATTTACTTTCTGATTTCTGACAGATTTGTACAATTTATTATGATCAGctgattatatatataatacatataaaaaCCTTTGCTTTTCTTTTTTTACAGAGTATATATACTTTGCTTCCACAAAAGTTAACCTTCAGATATCAAGCCAGCAGTCACGTGTTTATGTCTTATCAGTCGGCTGCTATATAGGTTGTGTTGGTTCTTTCCACTCTGACTTCAAGAAATATGGGACTAACTGCCCTGGTGTTATTTCTCGTCTGCCTCGGCACGGCTAGCGGGAACAAAAATGTGCTGTTCCTCGTAGTGGATGATCTACGGCCTCAGCTAGGATGCTACGAGGGACCTCACTTCCCATCCCCGACCCACCCTAAGATGCACACACCCAATCTGGATGCGCTTGCAAAGAGGAGTCTTCTGTTAACGCGAGGCTACTGTCAGTACGCTTTGTGTGGGCCCAGCAGAGCATCGGTGCTGACTGGGAGACGACCCGATTCAACTCACGTTTATGATCTTCACCACTACTGGAGAGAAGTGGGAGGGAACTTTACAACTATCCCCCAATGTTTCAaggaacatgggtacaatactaTAGGAATGGGGAAGATTTTCCATCCTGGCGCTTCATCTGGAGACAAAGATCCGATCTCCTGGTCTGATGGGAAGCCGAATATTGAGTTTGCAAGATACGGTAAACCATATCATGATAACAATCTTGTAGACGCAATTCCTGAGTCGAAGATACACCAGAATCCTTTGGGTGAAACTATGCTAGCCAATCATGCAATTGACACGCTTAAGAAGGTTTCTAACAAGGCAAAATCTGGACAACAGAATTTCTTTGTAGCTGTTGGTTTTCACAAGCCTCATACCCCTTGGCATTTTCCTGCGAAATATCTAAGCTACTATCCAACGCATTCTGTAAAGCCACCGTCAAATATGTACCCTCCAAAGAATATGCCTCTCGTTGCCTGGCATCAGTTTGACAATTTGGGTAATCATGATGACGTGAAGGCATTGCATCTGCATAGTGTAGGCAAGGTTGGATTCAGTTTCCCGAATGACACGGTTGTAAAGCTTCGTCAGGCCTACTATTCCTGTGCCAGTTGGATTGATGACGAGATTGGGCGCATCCTGAAAACCCTGGAAGACGAGGGACTAGCTGATGATACCATTGTCTCCTTCTGGGGGGATCACGGCTGGGCACTAGGGGAAAATGGAGAATGGGAGAAACAAACCAATTTCGAGATCGGAACACATGTCCCTTTCATGGTTCGAGTTCCTGGTCTCACAGACCATGGCATCAAGACAGACAAACTTACTGAACTGGTGGATCTTTTCCCAACCCTAGTAGAAGCTGCAGGATTACCAAAGTTGAATAGATGCCCTGCAAATGGACACAGTGTTAGGGTTTGTGCTGAAGGTGACAGTATGGTGCCGCTGATGAAAAATCCTAACGACGGCAATTGGAAGCAAGCTGCCTTCTCTCAATATTCCCATCACGTAGACGGCCATGGGTCATTCATGGGCTACACAGTTAGGACAGATAGATACCGTTACACTGAATGGCCACAGTATGACTTCAACCGCCACCAGCCAGACTGGGACAAAGAACAAGGTGCTGAATTGTATGACCATCAAACTGATCCCTGGGAAACCGAAAACAAAGCCAACGACCCTGCATATCATGGCGTGCGTCAAAAACTAAGGGGAGAACTGCGGGCaggatggaggaacatcggtaACCATGGAGAAACCTTGATTGGCTGATTGGTCATTCCCatcgaatatatatatatatgttttttaatCATTAAAGTTGATGCGGTGTGTTTTCATTCACCCCATTTGTTATCAGATAGACAGTCAACGTCCTTGATGTATATATGAAGCGCTCTACTTCCGACATACATGAGATGAACCCAGATAAACCTCCAAAAGGGTTCAGTAGAGTTTCAGCTTATATATGCATGGGAAAAGCAGGTTTGCCCCTCAGATGAGCGGAGATCCAGTTCGGACAAGCATGAGATGAGACCAgcgcctcctttcacaaagcactaaggtgatcgtaaaccactaaggtaaccttagtgcaatgttaaagaatgggagttaagcttaaccttagtaaagggtgcttcgtgaaaggagacgAAAATCCACCTTCGACATACttgacaggagtcgagtttccGTTAAAACAATAAGTAAAGTGAGCGGAGACCCAAATCAGAAGAACATTAAGGTCAGCAAAGAAATACACGAGATAGGCTGAGTTTCTGCTCCAATATACATGTCATGAGTGTAGTTCTCAGCTTAGAGAAACATACGGTGAGCGGAGCTCTAGCTTTGACATACATGAGCTGGAGCAAGTACAGAATTTCTACAAGTGTTACGCGAATGTCTGTGTATGTGCGTTGACGCTTTAtttatagtagtagtagttgtagtagtagtagtagtagtagtagtagtagtagtagtagttcgtTCATTTGAGCTCAGATCTCAGGATACATGTTTTCTTACACTATGTCTGAGAGGCTATATtctttcataaatatattgtttgGATGTTTCTCCCTCCATGGGTGGCATGCCTACACTGCAGGTGTTGGAGCACATACAACAGGCACAGAGTAACGCTTTAGTCCCATATTCTGGGACATCACCTTTCGTCCTATTCGTCAGTTTTGTCTCGCAAGCGGTAAACGGCGATGAGGCTTCATAACGGGGTGTTTATTGAGGTGGAGGTAGATTTTATCAAACACTCAAAGCCCACCCAGACATCATGCTCACATCCAGAATATGCcctctgcaacccatgcttgccataaaaggcgactatgcttatcgtgattacacgatgccatgagaggcgactaacaggatcgggtggtcaggctcgctgacttggttgacacatgtcatcggttcccaattgtgcagatcgattctcctgttgttgatcagtggattctctggtccagactcgattatttacagaccgccgccatatagctggaatattgctgagtgcggcgtaaaactaaactcactctaagCTGGAGCTTCTCTGCTATACtccacatgtatcaacacagaCAACATAACGTGGATTGCAGTTACTGCAGTTACTGTATCATTTTATTGGAATGAGTATGACGTTACATGGCCCCTAA
It encodes:
- the LOC137261495 gene encoding iduronate 2-sulfatase-like, translating into MGLTALVLFLVCLGTASGNKNVLFLVVDDLRPQLGCYEGPHFPSPTHPKMHTPNLDALAKRSLLLTRGYCQYALCGPSRASVLTGRRPDSTHVYDLHHYWREVGGNFTTIPQCFKEHGYNTIGMGKIFHPGASSGDKDPISWSDGKPNIEFARYGKPYHDNNLVDAIPESKIHQNPLGETMLANHAIDTLKKVSNKAKSGQQNFFVAVGFHKPHTPWHFPAKYLSYYPTHSVKPPSNMYPPKNMPLVAWHQFDNLGNHDDVKALHLHSVGKVGFSFPNDTVVKLRQAYYSCASWIDDEIGRILKTLEDEGLADDTIVSFWGDHGWALGENGEWEKQTNFEIGTHVPFMVRVPGLTDHGIKTDKLTELVDLFPTLVEAAGLPKLNRCPANGHSVRVCAEGDSMVPLMKNPNDGNWKQAAFSQYSHHVDGHGSFMGYTVRTDRYRYTEWPQYDFNRHQPDWDKEQGAELYDHQTDPWETENKANDPAYHGVRQKLRGELRAGWRNIGNHGETLIG